TCATCTTTTGAATCTGACAATCCTTCACGCTCAGCACGCTGCCCAACAGCTCCATCACATTGTCCTTAAACTTGTTATTGTCCAGCCTGgccaacaaagtaaaagaagaagAGGTGGCTGAGAACAAAGCATTTTGATAATACGAGGAGGAGAAAATGTCCATTTTGAGCTGCTGAGAGTGAGAGCTCTCAGAAAAAATGAAAAGATCCTAATCTGTGTAGTTTCCATGCTCAAGAGTTCACAGAGCGACCCCCATCAGAGGTAGTGTGTTCCTTGAGATACTGCCTTTCACAGTCAAGCTGACCTCCCCCACTGTACCCCAGCAAGGAGCCGAGAGCCCATATGCTGCTGATCCTCATGACTAGAGAATATTCCATATGCACAACACCGGAAGAGTCTGTTCTCTCTAGGATAACTCAGTCACACTTACAAGCATCCCAGGATAACTCTAGGAGGCCCTACTCTTCCAAAGACAATGCCCTCTAAAAACCTGGAGATGCTTCACTTAGGCAAAAATCACATTTAAGTCCTTTGGGTTCCTCCAATGAAAGATATGGCAGGAGTGTAAAGCGTATTCCAGGATAGCGATACAGGACTCTTCGCTGACCCGGGGACTCTCTTTATAAGTCTTGTAAGATGGCACTAGGTTGTAGCTGCCACAGATCATGTCATGACCATTAAACACATTCTCTAGGCATGCACAACACTAAAATGCACTGTGTTTAAACCAGTGGCGATCCTTGTCATCTGGTCGGACTTTGTCCACTTGTCGCCGAGTCTGATATTAGGGACAGGTGACTTTTGGGGATGACTATCCAATGGGGGTGCTAAACCAGCCTCAAATGGTATAAAGATCCAGTAGACCCCTGGATTGCTCAGGGGACTGTGAATGAAACACAAAATCTTCTACCTCTGAGTTGCTGATTCTCATTCATCCAGGCCAGCAATAACTAAAGGTCTTTTAAGGGCTGTCCATTGGCcagtgtgaaatgagttggggaTCTGAGTCCAATTCCTAGTGGAGAAGTGCCCATATCATCCCTCACCCAATTAAATTGACACCTATTATAGTaacctcagcagagaggccaagtaCTATAAAGTGAAGGCAAGTGAATTAGCCTCTGCTCCTCAGAGGTGAAGGTACAATGTGAAAGTAGTTCAAGTAAAACCACTTGCCTCCTATTAGTCTTGTTATCTCTACCAGCCTACAAAGCAAGAATCCCAGTTCCAGACTCCGTGGTCTCCTAAGTGGCCCCCATAATGCAATACTAGCAGCATCTCAGGATAGCTCATCAGCCATTGATACACATAGGTAATAACAAACACAGCATGATGTCTGGCATATTAGCACTGTCACTTCCACTTCTCCAGCTCCTTTCACCCAAAGAACACATGGCATTTTGAATATATTAGActaatagactttaaggtcagaagggaccatcatgatcatctagtctgaccttctgcacattgtaggccacagaacttcacccactcctgcaatagacccTGGATTAACCAAGCCTCACatcacccctgtgaagtaggtatTATCCTCTCCCTTTACAAgtggagaaactgaagcacagcactggactgacttgcccagggtcatacagcaggtcagtggcagaaccaaaaatagaataatagaatcataggactggaagggagctcAAGAGATTTTCTGCTCTAGTCCCCTGCATTAGAAGACCCCAAGACTCTGGACtttcagccccctgctctgaacaTGACACATATTTCTCAGTACCACATGACCATAATatcttgggtgaccagatgtcccgattttatagggacggtaccgatatttggggctttttcttatatagtcacCTATTACcttcactccctgtcctgattttttcacacttgctatctggtcaccctaataccaTCCTCGGAGTATATTTCTGTTTGCAGGAAAATAGTGCTGAATAAAATAATTGCCACATAtcctttaaacagctgctacttTCTACCCCATGTCACAGGAAAGTGGAAATAGTCCCAGTCCCTACACAAAACCCTGATCTGACTTACCGGAGATTACTGCAGAAGAGGAGCTGGGAAAGCAGACTTTTGCAGATATTGTAGGTGAGGCAGTTGGAGAGGTTTGTCTCCTCCATACACACCTCAGAGACCTGCAGGAGATAAGCCAGGGCAGAACAATTCACTGGCGATAACATCCCAGCTAAGCTCTCGTTTTTCATAGCTTCCTCCACAGTCTTGGCCAGCTCCATGTGCTGCACTTCATACAAGCACTGCATGACGTTCACGGTCCTGGAGGAGATGACATAGTCAGTGTTCAGGCAGCTCTGGAGAAAGCTGACCACGTGGCTTCGGAAGCTGTTATGCTCATCCTTCATCAAGAGCCAACCAGACAGCAATTTGTTCACCTGCGGGGAGAGAAGTCCAGAGAGAAAGCGCACAAAGATATCCAGTTGCCCGTCATCTGACTGCAGTGATCTCTGGACAGCGTTCTTAAAGTGATTGAGGAAACCAAACTTAGGCCAGGACATCCCGCTCTCAGTGAAGAGATCAAATATTGCTCGCTTTGCTGAAGCATAGTAATAAGTGGCTGCCAAAAACTCCTGGAGGGTTAAATGGGAGAAATAGTAGACAGTGGAGAACTGCATCTCTTCCTTGAGTAACATCCTATTGCACAAGCTGCCTTGTAGTGATGAGAGGTCTATGCCATAGGCTTTCATGTCTTGTTCATAAAATACATACTTTTTCTTGAGCAGACCATAAAATGCCAGCCGACCCAGGTTACCAATAATTTTTTTGCTGTTGTTTATAGCTTGTTCTATCCTGGGAGTCTccttctgtttttcctgccagTCATTACTCAGTGCCATTTTAAAGTAATAGGAGTAGATTTCTGATAAAGTCTTAGGAACAGTTGTCGTTTCTTGGGATTGATCAGTGCTGTTCTTTAGGAAATAGCCCATTGAGGAGCCAGATATCCAGCAAAAGGCAGGAACTGTACACATTGTGTACAAAGATCTGTTAGCCTTGATCTGACCCAAGACTTGACTGGATAAGTCTTTGTTCTCAAGGAACATCTGATCCAAGAAGTCCTTGATCTCCACAGCTCCAAAACCTCGTATTTCTGTCATCCGGTCAACTAGGCCACCTGGGATTTGGCTGGCTGCTGTGGGCCGTGAAGTGACCCAAATGGAAGCTTCCTGGAACAGGTTGCCACGGATAATATTGGTGATCAGACTATCCACTTGAATTTCCTTTTTGGGGTCCGTGCAAACGACTGTGTTGGAAAAATCTAAAGGAGTCTTAAACTCATCCAAGCCATCCAGAATCAGTAAAATCCGGGCGGTGCCATTGGAGATAAAGCTGGGTTCAGTGATATGAGGGAATGCCGACCGGATGAGCCTCTCAGCAGAGAGTTTCTCATAAGTGTTCAGTTCCCGGAAGGTGAGAGGCAGCACGAATATGATGTCCTTATTGACCTCCCCTTTGGCCCACATGCTAGCAAACAGTTTCACCAAAGTGCTTTTGCCGATCCCAGCCACACCCACGGTCACAGAGATTCGAGGAGGAATGCTGACTTTAGACAGAGGTAGAAAGAGCTTCTCCAGGGGGATTTTCTTGGCAACATTTCTCATGCCTTTGGTGGCCTCAATCTGCATGACATCATGCTCTTTCTGCTGAATATCTGTCAAGccttccaccagcagaagattaGTTAGCCTCTCCAGCTGGCCAAGTTCCACACCAGTTCCATAGCGGTTCTGGAggctttccaaatgcttttgcaCCATAGGGTCTGTGTAGAGAAAAGCAAAATAGGTCAAGAGGGAGACAGACGATGACCACAAGCATAAGCAATAGGCAAAGCCTGAATTTTTCTCATTATTGCAGGGAAGAGAAGCCAGCTGGAGCTTCTGGAGGTCAGGAAAACAGGTTTGGAAACTTGCAACCAAGGGGGAGGGTTGCACTGGCTGTGAATGTGATTGTAATGGGGAGCAAGGTTCTCATTACTCAGACACATCCACCAGCTGACCAAAAGGACGGGGCTGGAACTGCTTTAGCTGCAGGTTACCTCTACTTTGTCGAGTAATGTGTAAACTAAACATCAGGGCAGGAGACTGCACCTATCACTGAATCACTGACGTTAGAGATggagtcatctactccagcccccaaGCAAATGCACAACTGTCCCTACTGTATGTGGTGGAGGACTTTGTTCAGTCTAGCTTAAAATGTTTCATAATGAAGTTTAAAAAGCCTGAAGTGGCAAATCTTTGACAACAATGGTCACAAATTCTCCCAGCTGTGATCCCATCAATCTAGTTCCCAGTGGCAGAAGTGGCACTTGTCTTAAATTGCCTTGATAGAAAACATTGGTTCAAATAAAATGGAACCATTGATTTCTGGGGGAGAGCCTCTCTCACAGTCTGAGATTTGAACTGGTGCTGAACCTCAGGCCTCATACAAAGCTTTCCTGATATCCATTAGCGACCCTTTTGTTTTCATGGTAATGGCTCCCGTAGCCGCGCTAACACCTCGCTGTGCCTGCCAGTTAACTCAATCACGGTTTCACAACAAACCAAAGTGAGTTGTGGTCCGAGTTCAGCACAAGTTCAACTCCAAATCTCGGAGTGCAAGTTCCCCACTCAGAGTGTCTTTCACAGAAATAAGCAGCTCTGTGGCTTCCAAATGAACATGGTTTTTGCATCAGTGCAATTCCACTGGCAGGTCAGTCAGAGGGTGGTGTATGCTGGAACACCTTACACTGTCTCCCACTCTCTTCGATGGACTATTACAGAGTCTAAGAGGGCAAGGGTACACTGAAGCAGAGGGTAATTAACTTACATCTTCATACACCCTTTCCTCTTAGCTGCTTTTCTTGCTAGTCTCTCTTGGCCAAACTCAGAGCTGATGTGTAAGGAGGAGATGCAAACAACATGgtagtgtggaagccagtaaataattaacaaggtttgaagagatcttaatgaatgttagttagcaagagtca
The nucleotide sequence above comes from Mauremys reevesii isolate NIE-2019 linkage group 10, ASM1616193v1, whole genome shotgun sequence. Encoded proteins:
- the NLRC3 gene encoding NLR family CARD domain-containing protein 3 isoform X2, yielding MEGVWINRYRKQLVRSISPQFLEEIICYMRKLDLLSAEEAGQIQEVSSLSEQVKAVMDLLAGKGSYASQSLQTYIETTNAQLYLHITVYDPMVQKHLESLQNRYGTGVELGQLERLTNLLLVEGLTDIQQKEHDVMQIEATKGMRNVAKKIPLEKLFLPLSKVSIPPRISVTVGVAGIGKSTLVKLFASMWAKGEVNKDIIFVLPLTFRELNTYEKLSAERLIRSAFPHITEPSFISNGTARILLILDGLDEFKTPLDFSNTVVCTDPKKEIQVDSLITNIIRGNLFQEASIWVTSRPTAASQIPGGLVDRMTEIRGFGAVEIKDFLDQMFLENKDLSSQVLGQIKANRSLYTMCTVPAFCWISGSSMGYFLKNSTDQSQETTTVPKTLSEIYSYYFKMALSNDWQEKQKETPRIEQAINNSKKIIGNLGRLAFYGLLKKKYVFYEQDMKAYGIDLSSLQGSLCNRMLLKEEMQFSTVYYFSHLTLQEFLAATYYYASAKRAIFDLFTESGMSWPKFGFLNHFKNAVQRSLQSDDGQLDIFVRFLSGLLSPQVNKLLSGWLLMKDEHNSFRSHVVSFLQSCLNTDYVISSRTVNVMQCLYEVQHMELAKTVEEAMKNESLAGMLSPVNCSALAYLLQVSEVCMEETNLSNCLTYNICKSLLSQLLFCSNLRLDNNKFKDNVMELLGSVLSVKDCQIQKMSLAENQISNKGAKALARSLMVNRSLTVLDLRSNAIGPTGAKALADALKINQVLLSLNLQNNVIKDDGAKFLAEALLTNHKLTTLHLQKNSIGPQGAKKIAEALKQNGNLRELILQSNSISNTGVTALIGALRSNRGLISLNLRENSIGQEGGPEIANALRANCTLRNLDLAANLLYDEGVKAIALAMRENQALMSLHLQWNFIQSKAAKALAQALHSNTSLTSLDLQENAIGDEGMIALAAALKVNTTLTTLCLQVASIGVSGAKALAEALVVNRTLTTLDLRGNSIGVAGAKAMANALKVNRSLRVLNLQENSLGMDGAICIATALTGNHGLTYVNLQGNRIGQSGAKVIADAIRTNSPRCIVEM
- the NLRC3 gene encoding NLR family CARD domain-containing protein 3 isoform X1 — protein: MEGVWINRYRKQLVRSISPQFLEEIICYMRKLDLLSAEEAGQIQEVSSLSEQVKAVMDLLAGKGSYASQSLQTYIETTNAQLYLHITVYDPMVQKHLESLQNRYGTGVELGQLERLTNLLLVEGLTDIQQKEHDVMQIEATKGMRNVAKKIPLEKLFLPLSKVSIPPRISVTVGVAGIGKSTLVKLFASMWAKGEVNKDIIFVLPLTFRELNTYEKLSAERLIRSAFPHITEPSFISNGTARILLILDGLDEFKTPLDFSNTVVCTDPKKEIQVDSLITNIIRGNLFQEASIWVTSRPTAASQIPGGLVDRMTEIRGFGAVEIKDFLDQMFLENKDLSSQVLGQIKANRSLYTMCTVPAFCWISGSSMGYFLKNSTDQSQETTTVPKTLSEIYSYYFKMALSNDWQEKQKETPRIEQAINNSKKIIGNLGRLAFYGLLKKKYVFYEQDMKAYGIDLSSLQGSLCNRMLLKEEMQFSTVYYFSHLTLQEFLAATYYYASAKRAIFDLFTESGMSWPKFGFLNHFKNAVQRSLQSDDGQLDIFVRFLSGLLSPQVNKLLSGWLLMKDEHNSFRSHVVSFLQSCLNTDYVISSRTVNVMQCLYEVQHMELAKTVEEAMKNESLAGMLSPVNCSALAYLLQVSEVCMEETNLSNCLTYNICKSLLSQLLFCSNLRLDNNKFKDNVMELLGSVLSVKDCQIQKMSLAENQISNKGAKALARSLMVNRSLTVLDLRSNAIGPTGAKALADALKINQVLLSLNLQNNVIKDDGAKFLAEALLTNHKLTTLHLQKNSIGPQGAKKIAEALKQNGNLRELILSSNCVGDTGSVALAEALRVNHSLTTLDLQSNSISNTGVTALIGALRSNRGLISLNLRENSIGQEGGPEIANALRANCTLRNLDLAANLLYDEGVKAIALAMRENQALMSLHLQWNFIQSKAAKALAQALHSNTSLTSLDLQENAIGDEGMIALAAALKVNTTLTTLCLQVASIGVSGAKALAEALVVNRTLTTLDLRGNSIGVAGAKAMANALKVNRSLRVLNLQENSLGMDGAICIATALTGNHGLTYVNLQGNRIGQSGAKVIADAIRTNSPRCIVEM
- the NLRC3 gene encoding NLR family CARD domain-containing protein 3 isoform X4; this encodes MVQKHLESLQNRYGTGVELGQLERLTNLLLVEGLTDIQQKEHDVMQIEATKGMRNVAKKIPLEKLFLPLSKVSIPPRISVTVGVAGIGKSTLVKLFASMWAKGEVNKDIIFVLPLTFRELNTYEKLSAERLIRSAFPHITEPSFISNGTARILLILDGLDEFKTPLDFSNTVVCTDPKKEIQVDSLITNIIRGNLFQEASIWVTSRPTAASQIPGGLVDRMTEIRGFGAVEIKDFLDQMFLENKDLSSQVLGQIKANRSLYTMCTVPAFCWISGSSMGYFLKNSTDQSQETTTVPKTLSEIYSYYFKMALSNDWQEKQKETPRIEQAINNSKKIIGNLGRLAFYGLLKKKYVFYEQDMKAYGIDLSSLQGSLCNRMLLKEEMQFSTVYYFSHLTLQEFLAATYYYASAKRAIFDLFTESGMSWPKFGFLNHFKNAVQRSLQSDDGQLDIFVRFLSGLLSPQVNKLLSGWLLMKDEHNSFRSHVVSFLQSCLNTDYVISSRTVNVMQCLYEVQHMELAKTVEEAMKNESLAGMLSPVNCSALAYLLQVSEVCMEETNLSNCLTYNICKSLLSQLLFCSNLRLDNNKFKDNVMELLGSVLSVKDCQIQKMSLAENQISNKGAKALARSLMVNRSLTVLDLRSNAIGPTGAKALADALKINQVLLSLNLQNNVIKDDGAKFLAEALLTNHKLTTLHLQKNSIGPQGAKKIAEALKQNGNLRELILSSNCVGDTGSVALAEALRVNHSLTTLDLQSNSISNTGVTALIGALRSNRGLISLNLRENSIGQEGGPEIANALRANCTLRNLDLAANLLYDEGVKAIALAMRENQALMSLHLQWNFIQSKAAKALAQALHSNTSLTSLDLQENAIGDEGMIALAAALKVNTTLTTLCLQVASIGVSGAKALAEALVVNRTLTTLDLRGNSIGVAGAKAMANALKVNRSLRVLNLQENSLGMDGAICIATALTGNHGLTYVNLQGNRIGQSGAKVIADAIRTNSPRCIVEM
- the NLRC3 gene encoding NLR family CARD domain-containing protein 3 isoform X3 — its product is MEDPMVQKHLESLQNRYGTGVELGQLERLTNLLLVEGLTDIQQKEHDVMQIEATKGMRNVAKKIPLEKLFLPLSKVSIPPRISVTVGVAGIGKSTLVKLFASMWAKGEVNKDIIFVLPLTFRELNTYEKLSAERLIRSAFPHITEPSFISNGTARILLILDGLDEFKTPLDFSNTVVCTDPKKEIQVDSLITNIIRGNLFQEASIWVTSRPTAASQIPGGLVDRMTEIRGFGAVEIKDFLDQMFLENKDLSSQVLGQIKANRSLYTMCTVPAFCWISGSSMGYFLKNSTDQSQETTTVPKTLSEIYSYYFKMALSNDWQEKQKETPRIEQAINNSKKIIGNLGRLAFYGLLKKKYVFYEQDMKAYGIDLSSLQGSLCNRMLLKEEMQFSTVYYFSHLTLQEFLAATYYYASAKRAIFDLFTESGMSWPKFGFLNHFKNAVQRSLQSDDGQLDIFVRFLSGLLSPQVNKLLSGWLLMKDEHNSFRSHVVSFLQSCLNTDYVISSRTVNVMQCLYEVQHMELAKTVEEAMKNESLAGMLSPVNCSALAYLLQVSEVCMEETNLSNCLTYNICKSLLSQLLFCSNLRLDNNKFKDNVMELLGSVLSVKDCQIQKMSLAENQISNKGAKALARSLMVNRSLTVLDLRSNAIGPTGAKALADALKINQVLLSLNLQNNVIKDDGAKFLAEALLTNHKLTTLHLQKNSIGPQGAKKIAEALKQNGNLRELILSSNCVGDTGSVALAEALRVNHSLTTLDLQSNSISNTGVTALIGALRSNRGLISLNLRENSIGQEGGPEIANALRANCTLRNLDLAANLLYDEGVKAIALAMRENQALMSLHLQWNFIQSKAAKALAQALHSNTSLTSLDLQENAIGDEGMIALAAALKVNTTLTTLCLQVASIGVSGAKALAEALVVNRTLTTLDLRGNSIGVAGAKAMANALKVNRSLRVLNLQENSLGMDGAICIATALTGNHGLTYVNLQGNRIGQSGAKVIADAIRTNSPRCIVEM